The Chiloscyllium plagiosum isolate BGI_BamShark_2017 chromosome 28, ASM401019v2, whole genome shotgun sequence genome includes a region encoding these proteins:
- the LOC122564144 gene encoding cytochrome P450 2J2-like, with the protein MELSAFPRFFTSVFDRFSVLALFFMVFALVFDFMKRRKCQNYPPGPRGLPFFGNIFQVNWNSPHLSFAKLWKEYGDVVSVQFGWTNTVILNGYKTLKEALVKKSEDFADRPQFAVYEEIFKMTGEGIVFARYGPWWREQRRFSLSTLRNFGLGKRSLEARILEEAKFLNKQFENAKGLPFDPHISLNNAASNIICSIVFGERFDYQDEKFHKFLHYLSEDLVLEGGFWGQLLNSFPFIRNLPGPHQKIFKNQRLLVQFIQNTVTRHEESWPPDETRDFIDAFLVEQEKMKHDPKTSFLKSNLLGTAIDLFAAGTESTSTTLRWALLFMVLHPDVQSKVQEEIDSVIGKEKKPALEDREEMPYTNAVIHEIQRAGNITPISVPHQTYRDTEVMGYTIPKGTMIIPNLSSALFDENVWSTPHQFNPGHFLNSEGSFVRPEAFIPFSAGRRVCLGEQLAKTELFLFFTSMLQQFTFHLPENEPRPNYTESKFGITLSPCPYRLCVKLR; encoded by the exons ATGGAGCTCTCAGCTTTTCCCAGATTTTTCACCTCAGTGTTTGACAGATTCTCTGTGCTGGCCTTGTTCTTCATGGTGTTTGCCCTGGTCTTTGACTTCATGAAGAGACGCAAGTGTCAGAATTACCCTCCTGGGCCCCGGGGTTTGCCTTTCTTTGGGAACATTTTTCAAGTGAACTGGAACAGCCCCCACTTATCGTTTGCCAAG CTATGGAAGGAATATGGCGATGTGGTGAGTGTGCAGTTCGGATGGACCAACACAGTGATACTAAACGGCTACAAAACCCTAAAAGAGGCGCTGGTGAAGAAATCTGAAGACTTTGCCGACCGGCCACAGTTTGCAGTGTATGAGGAAATCTTTAAGATGACAGGGGAAG GCATTGTCTTCGCAAGATATGGTCCCTGGTGGAGAGAACAGAGAAGGTTTTCACTTTCGACACTGAGAAACTTTGGGCTTGGGAAGAGATCTCTGGAGGCAAGAATCCTGGAGGAAGCtaaatttttaaacaaacagtttGAAAATGCAAAAG GTCTCCCTTTTGACCCACACATCAGTCTGAACAATGCAGCCTCAAACATTATCTGCTCAATCGTCTTTGGAGAACGATTTGACTATCAAGATGAAAAATTCCATAAATTCCTTCACTATCTCTCAGAGGATTTGGTCTTGGAAGGTGGATTTTGGGGTCAG CTGCTGAATTCATTCCCCTTTATTCGCAACCTCCCGGGTCCACACCAGAAGATATTCAAGAATCAACGGCTCCTCGTCCAATTCATTCAGAACACTGTCACGAGGCATGAAGAATCATGGCCCCCTGATGAGACCAGGGACTTCATAGATGCTTTCTTAGTTGAGCAGGAGAAG ATGAAGCATGATCCCAAGACAAGTTTTCTGAAATCCAATTTGTTAGGGACAGCTATAGACCTCTTTGCTGCTGGAACTGAGTCCACCTCCACCACCCTGCGCTGGGCTCTACTCTTCATGGTTCTCCATCCAGATGTGCAAT CTAAAGTGCAGGAGGAGATTGACAGTGTAATTGGGAAGGAGAAAAAGCCAGCATTGGAAGACCGTGAGGAAATGCCGTACACTAATGCTGTTATCCATGAAATCCAACGGGCAGGAAACATTACTCCCATTTCAGTTCCTCATCAAACATACAGAGATACAGAGGTCATGGGCTACACAATCCCTAAG GGAACAATGATCATCCCGAATCTGTCCTCCGCCTTGTTTGATGAGAATGTTTGGTCGACTCCACACCAGTTTAATCCGGGTCACTTCCTCAACTCAGAGGGGAGCTTTGTGAGACCAGAAGCTTTCATCCCATTCTCTGCAG GTCGCCGTGTGTGCCTGGGGGAGCAGCTGGCAAAGACTGAACTCTTCCTGTTCTTCACCTCCATGCTCCAACAGTTCACATTCCATCTCCCAGAAAATGAGCCAAGACCAAACTACACTGAATCTAAGTTCGGAATCACCCTGAGTCCATGTCCTTATCGCCTGTGTGTTAAACtcagataa